The genome window CCAAAAATGTTGTGTAATCTAAATACTTAATCCATAAAATATTGACTGTAAGCCAATATGAAAAGAGCAACCGCCCAAACAATATCAAGCATAGCACGGCCAGTCTGCCCCATACGAAATCGCCGAAAAGAGATAAAAAGCAGGGCTACACCACATAAAATTACAATTATAGGAGCAAGCGTAGTAGCAAAAAATTGCATAAGGGCTACCACCTTTCATGAAGGATTTCTGCCACAAGACGACGTGCAGTAGGAGTAATAGCTAAGCCGCCATGAGCAGTCTCTCGTAAAGATTCTGGCAGAGCACGTCCCACCTGAGCCATGGCATCAATAACTTCGTCAGCAGGAATAATAGATTTTATCCCTGCTAGAGCCATATCTGCCGCAAGAGCCGCCACCGAAACAAGAAGTCCATTTCTCTTAATACATGGAGATTCTACTAAGCCTCCCACAGGATCGCAGACAAGTCCAAGCACTGATTTAAAAGTGAGAGCAACGCTTTGTTCTATAGCTTCAGAAATACCTCCATGCATAGCAACCAAAGCGGCAGCTCCCATAGCCGCTGCGGCTCCACATTCAGCCTGACATCCACCTTCTGCTCCAGCCAACGTTGCTCTAGATGCTATAACAGACCCGATAGATCCGGCAACAATCAATCCGTCAAGAAGTGTCTTATCCTGCGTGGCAAAGATATCTTTATGGGCAAAAAGAAGCCCTGGCAAAATACCACAGCTTCCGGCAGTAGGAGCTGCAACAATACGCCCCATAGCTGCATTATATGTTGCTACCGCCAATGCAATCTCACTCGCTCGCAATATATATTGGCCTGAAAGATTCTTTTCTTTCTGAGCATACGAAGCTAATTTTCCTCGATCAGATCGAACTATTTTGCCATTCCATTCATGTTCAAGGGCATCGTGAACAGATTTTTCCATATCAACAAGACGGCTTTTCATCCTTTCACGAATGCGATCGACTGGAAGGCCTGTCTCTTGTTCCTCCTGCGACAAAACAACTTCAACAAAAGAGCTCTTTTGATTCAAGCTCTGGGCAACAAGTTCAGAAATAGACCTCATTCTATGTTACCTCCCTGGTTATAGAGAGCTAGGACTCGTTCCATTGATGGATGAGCCTTTTCTACGGCTTCTCTGACACTCTCATCGGGAGATGTCGGTAAATCCAATTCGATAACAAGAGAAGCTTTGCCACCTTTTGATTTTCTATGGAGACTTAATGTTGCAATATTAATTTTCATATCGGCAAAAAGTTTTGTAACAGCAGCTACAACCCCCTGAGTATCACGATGAAACGTTATGAGAGAGGGAAGCTCTCCAGAAACACTAACCTGAAAGCCATCTATCTGTTGTAATTCTACGGCCCCTCCTCCAATAGACGCACCTATAATCTCTAGAGTTCGACCGTCTTTACCTGTAAAGACAAATCGAGCTGAGTTTGGATGGGCTCCATCTATATTTTCAGTATCGAAACGATAGTTAAATCCTCTTTCTTTTGCAATAGACAAAGCATCCCGCAAACGAATATCATCAGGAGCCATGTCGAGGAGTCCCGCAACAAGAGCCCTATCTGTACCATGACCGTAACTTGTGTATGCAAAACTGCCCCTTAAAAAAATTTCAACACTCTCTAAAGGATCGTCTCCCCAGCAAGCCAAAGCCAACCGGCTTAAACGAGCCGCGCCTGCAGTATGGCTCGAAGAAGGCCCTATCATTACAGGGCCTATAATATCTGTAAGTGCCATAAAACATCCTCCTTTATTTCAGAACCATCTTTTTCTCCCCAGCCTGATAAATATCAGACAATTCCTTATATATGCGATCTAATTTTTCAAGTCTCGCCATTGCCAACTCAGATTCACCCATAGCTGATGCTATTTCTTTCAAGGCAAAACTTTTAAAAAAGCTGTTACTTCGACTGGGATGGGGACAATTAAAAACTTCATTAAGAATTTGAATATCATAAGGGATATGGAAGGCATCTCGTGTCTCTTCATACTCGAAAAGAAAATATATTTCTGGGAAACCAGACCAGGCGATAGAAGACAGGCACATTGAACATGGCTCGTGAGTGGAAAGAAAGAGACAATCTTCAGGATCTGGATGAGAGGGAAGTTCAAAAAATTTTTTTATTGTGTAGACTTCACCGTGCCATAATGGATTCCATCCTTCGTGGTTTGTTCCTGCTACTACGAGAGAAAGATCTGAGCGAAGTAAAATGGCCGCACCAAAAATTTTATGACCATGGCTGACTGCCAAACGAGTCTGAGGAACAATATCATCTTCAATGACATTGAGCATTCTCCAAAATATCTTTTCTTTTTCCATTATCCTCCCTCCTTTGGCAACATTATATCCTGAAGTTCTCATCCCTGGATGCAAAGAAAGGTCTTATTAAATTTAAAGAAATTAATATTTGAAGTTTGAAGTTATTTGTGTTATTTTCAAATTGATAAGAATTATTTATTTATTCTTTAGATTTTGTTTTTTGTCGATTGCGCCACACAGGCGTGTCAGGAGTGCTCTCTTACAAAACAACCCCAAAAAGAATAGTGGAGGTGAACTATATGAACGCATTAACTATAGTGTGGCTCCTTGTTGGCGTGGGTATGATCGCAGCAGTTCTAATCATCAAGAAAAAGCGGAACGACGAAGAAACAAATAACTAGTACCAAACCCTTTTGGGCGTTGGAATTTATGGGTAGTATCTTCGTTATAGCTTGTTCCTGCGCCCCATAACTATTTCTTTTATACCCCCCCACAGTAAGCCTTTTTACCGATAGTCAAAAATTCTCTTTTGGAAGATAATACGATTAAAATATCGTTTAAAAGAGGAGGAATGCCCATGAAATCTCAGAAGGTCCGTCTGATTGTTCAGATAAGCTTTCTTGCCTTTCTTACGTGGGTAGGATATCGACACCAACTTCTTGGAGGCGGCCCAGAAGGCGTGCCACCAGTTGATGCATTATGTCCCTTTGGCGGCATAGAGGGCCTTTACGCCTATTTAAAAACAGGAACGTGGCTTCGACGATTAGCACCAAGCTCTCTTATTTTGTTTATTGGTATTGTAGCCATAACAATTCTCGTAGGTCGCATCTTTTGTAGTTGGATATGTCCTTTGGGAACGTTAGGAGAACTTTCTGCCAAAGGTGCGAGAAAACTGGGTATTACTCAACGGGAACTTCCTCCTTCTATCGATAAACCTGCACGGTATTTAAAATATATTGTTCTTTTCGTTATTATCTTCTTTACATGGCGTCTTGGTACTCTTGCTTGGCGAGATTACGATCCATGGGTTGCCTGGATGCATTTAAGTGCCGGTTGGGGGGAAATGGTAGAAAAACCGTGGGCATTTATCATTCTCTTTGGCACAGTTATTATTGCCAGTTTCTGGATTGAACGGTTTTGGTGTCGTTATCTTTGTCCATTAGGAGCACTTCTCGCTATCGGACAAAAATTAAGTTTCGTCAAAGTTCGAAGAAACGACTCTACGTGTATTCATTGCCATTTGTGTCATAAGACATGTCCTGTGAATCTTGATCCAGAATCTAAGGACGTTGAAAAGAGCGCAGAATGCATTTCGTGTGGACAATGTACCGACAAATGCCCTGTAGAGCAGACTCTCTATTTTGGAATCGGAAAGAAAAAGCTCTCCTCTTTCGCAATAGGAATAACAGGATTACTTCTATTTTTTGCTATTTATGGAGGTGCCCGCATTTCTGGAATGTGGATGACATACGCACCCTCCACAGTTGAAGCACAAATCAATCCCGCCGGAGGTATCTACGGCTGGATGACACTCAAACAAGTAGCAGAGACAGTAAAACTCTCTGAAGAAAAGGTCATAGAAATAGCGGAACTCCCGGCAGAGATTCCCCGAGATGTTTCATTGAAAAACATTGAAGGAGTGAACGATGAAGAACTTCGTGCATCTCTTGAAGCATATTTCGAAAAACAAATGAAACAACCTGCTGTAGAGTCAGCTGCTCCTCCCCTAAATCCAGAAGAAATAAAGGGATCTATGACATTGGGTGATGTGGCAAAAATGTATGATCTTGAAGCTGAAAGCATTTTAAAAGAAGTAGGCTGGCCTCTTGATGCTTCCCCAGATAAACCGCTCAAGGAATTAGCAGCCGAATATCAGATGGAGGTAAGTGTTATTAGGGAAGCCGTAAAAAAACTTTTGCAGGAATAGGCATATATAAACAATAGAGAACAAATACAAGGGAGCTTCTCTGTTTAAAGAGCGGCTCCCTCTTCTTTTTCAAGAAAAGATTCTATTCTAAAGCGAGGCAATGCCTCCGGAACATTGTTTTGCATCCACACAAGAAGCTGCTCCCGAACTTCACATCGCAACTCCCACGCATCTGAAGAATTTGAAGCGCTCATCAGTGCACGAAGCTGCATTGTCTTTTCTGTGCAATCGACAACTTGTAAAACGTTTACACGATGATCCCACCATTCGGACTGTTCAAGAATGTCAGTTAAAACTTTTCGCATCTGGTCAATGCTTAAAGTGTAATCTGCATAGATATACACGTAGGCAAGAAGATCGGCTGATGTGCGTGTCCAATTCTGAAATGGCTTTTCGAGAAAATACGTTGTGGGAAGAATAAGACGTCGCGAATCCCATATTTTAAGCACAACATATGTAAATGTAATTTCTTCAACGCGTCCCCATTCCCCCTCAACAATTAAGACGTCATCCATGCGAATAGGTTGTGATATGGCAAGATGTATTCCCGCAAAAAGAGTTCCCACCGTTTTTTGGGCAGCTAAACCGATAATCACTCCTGCTATTCCAACAGATGCAAGAAGAGCTGATCCAATTCGTCTAAAGTTTTCAAAACCCATCAGGACAAAACAAAAAGCAACAATAAAAACAAGGATGATTAAGAGACGTTTAAAGACAAGAAATTGCGTCTGAATTTTACGGGCTCTTAGATTATCAGAAGAATCAAGGTTAAAATGCTTCGTGAATACTTTCTCCAAAAGATAAACACCACGGATTAAAAACCAGCCGCATGTTGCAACGAAAGCTATTCTGAAAGCGCTCATTACAAATTGGAACAACGATTTGGGAACATTTACTCCAACGATCGGGAAAAAAACAAGAACAAGAAGAATCAACGTCATGAAAAAAGAAGGTTTAAGAAAGAATCGAATCAGATCTTCACGCCACTCTGCGGAATCTTGATCATAACGATCCATTACAAAATCCTCCTTCCATAAAAAAAGCCCAGCTCCATAAGGAACCAGGCTTTTGAAATTTATCGAAGATGTTCTTTTATCGCCTCTCCGAGAAGTTGAATACCTCGTATAATTCTCTCGGGTGGCATATTGGAATAATTCAGGCGTAACGTATTTTCGTGTCCCCCGTTAGGGAAGAAAGCACCGCCTGGCACAAAGGCAACTTTTTTCTCGAGACATGTCATAAGTAAATCTCTGGCACTAAGCGTCTCTGGCAAAATGGCCCAAGTGAAAAGTCCCCCTTCGGGAATTGTAAATGAAACGGAAGAAGGGAATTCCACCTTCATTGTTTCTATCATAACGTTACATCGTTTTTTATACACATCAATAAGACGAGCTACATGAGCATCAAGATCATACATATCTATATAGGCGTTAATTTCATACTGGCTCAATGTTGGGGAATGAAGATCTGCTGCCTGTTTAAGATACGCAAATTTTTCATAGATATCCCCATCAGCGCAAAGCCATGCAATTCTCATCCCGGGGCAAAAAATCTTTGAAAATGTTCCAAGCAAAACAACTTTGCCCTCTTTATCAAAAGACTTGAGAGATGGAGGGACCTCTCCCTTGAATCGAAGTTCTCCATAAGGGTTATCTTCAATAACAACAATATCATAACGGCTTATAACATCCATGAAAGCCTTTCTTCCCTCAACGGTCCATGTTTTGCCTGTTGGATTCTGAAAATCAGGAATAACATAGATTGCCTTCGCTCTTTTTTCTCTCGTCAAAGCTTCTTCAAGGGCTTCAGGAACCATGCCATAATCATCTGTTTCGACTTCGACATAACGTGGATTATATCCGTTAAAAGCACTGAGAGCACCGAGATATGTGGGACTCTCACACAACACAACATCTCCATCATCAATAAGCATTTTACCTAAAAGATCAAGAGATTGTTGTGACCCGGTGGTAATCATAATATTGCCACTCTCCAAACGAGTCTGATATTTCCGGTTCATCCGGCTCGCAATCTTTTCCCGCAGAGGGGCGTATCCTTCTGTTGTCGAGTACTGCAAGGCTTTTGTTCCATCCTTCTCGAGAACCTGGGCAACAACCTCTTTCAACTCTTCTATCGGAAATAGTTCAGGAGCCGGAAGGCCACCAGCAAAAGAAATAATTTCAGGATCAGCCGTCACTTTAAGAATGGCAGCAATATCCGATGCCTGGAAATTTTTCATTCGCTCTGCAAAGACACATTTGTTCATAGTAGAGCCCTCCTGTCGTTTAAGAATTTTAGGGCGGATTATACCAAGAAAGAGGGCTTAATGGAAATAGAAATTTCTATTTCCTATATATTTTTGAATTTTTCTTCTTATTCTTCTCTCAGATGAAGAATTTTATCTGTGGCCTTTAGCCCAGAACCGGAGAGGAAAGCCACCGTTTTTTCTCCCCGTGAAAGTTTTTCTTGTTGTTGTAATCTCCACAAAGCTGCCCCAACAACAGCACTTGTGGGTTCTACATAAAAACCCGCACGAGCCAAAGCATAAAAAGCTTTCTCTATTTCATTATCGTCTACAGCCATAATAATCCCCTCTGTTTTTTTTATGGCATCAAGAACTTCTCGGCCACGAACAGGTTGTGACGAACTTATGCCTTCAGCAATAGTTTCTTCCTTATATATAGAGACAGGCTCGTTTTTACCCTGAATAAACGCTTCATAAAGAGGCGCACATTTTTTTGCCTGAACGGCAATAATCTGGGGTAGCCTCTCAATTCTTCCCGCTTCATAAAGATGCTGAAAAGCCAGATAGCACCCTATAACCAAGCTCCCTTGCCCTGCCGGAACAATAATCTTGTCGGGAATCTCATAGCCAAGTTGTTCCCACACTTCAAAGGCATACGTTTTTACTCCGTGAACAAAATAGGGGCTCCAATTATGGCTGGCATAATAGATATCATTTGCCGCCTGCTCTGCTGCCTTTGTCGTATCTTCTCGGCTTCCTGGAACACGAACAAGTTCTGCACCATAACTTTCGATTTGTACGCACTTCCCTGCTGACGTATAGCCAGGGACAAAAATCTGGCAGTGAATACCTGCCCTGGCCGCATAAGCTGCCATAGCCGCTCCAGCATTCCCTGAAGAGTCTTCTATAATGGAAGATATGCCAAGCTCCTTAAGTTTGGTCATTTCATAGGCTATTCCCCTGTCTTTATATGAGCCTGAAGGGCAAACATAATCCAGCTTAAAAAAGATGGGAAAGCCCTCCCACTCTGAAAGGACAAGAGGAGTCATCCCTTCTCCAAAAGTAACAGGGCTTGTGTTCTTATTGAGGGGAAGAGCCTCTTCATAACGCCATAAAGAATGGGAACGAGAAGCAAGAAGTTCCGGAGAAGGGAAGGATGTCTGATCCACCTCTAAAAGGAGAGGCCCACCACATGAACATTTCCAAGGTTTTTCTTCCTCACTATAACGTTTTTGGCACCATTGACATTGAAGCATATGCTATCACTCCCTATACGCGAACACAGTCTTCCAAAGAATCTATGTTTACATCCTCAGATGTAAGCTTATGAGCCTCAAAAGCAGCCGTATATTTCAATCCACTCCCCGTCAAAATACAAGCCACCTGTTGGTTGGATGTAACAATTCCACGTTCTATCAAAATAGGTATTGCCGCTAAAGAGACAGCAGAAGCGGGCTGTACGAAGAGTCCCGTTCCAGCCAATTCCCGCTGGGCTTGAAGAATCTCCTTCTCAGGAACTGCCACAGCGACACCTTTTTGTCTGGATAAAACTCGCAAAACCTGATTTCCACTGGGTGGAAAAGGATTTTCAATAGCGTGGGCAATTGTATGGGGACTGGGAAACCTCTCTATGCTGTTAGCGTTTTTTTTATACGCTTCAACAATAGGGGCGCATCCTTCCGCCTGCGCCGCAACAATAAGAGGCATGTGGGGAATAAGACCTGACTTGTAAAATTCTCTAAAACCCTTTTCGATACCCCGTATATTTCCTCCCGCGCTTGTAGGGACAATAACCACATCGGGTACATTAAATTTTGTTTGTTCACAGATCTCAAAGGCTATAGTTTTAGATCCTTCCACTCTGAAAGGGACATCTGAATTCATAAAATAAATGCCGTATTTTTCTCCCAAGCGAAGGCTCTCTTCGTAAAGTAGGCTATAATCACCATAAACCTTAACGACTCGTGCATTATATATAGCTATAGGGTTGAGTTTCTCAATAGGAAGATCTTCTTTCACTAAAATGGTTGTTTCGAGATTCGCTCTTGCACCAAATGCAGCTACTGAGGCAGCCATATTTCCCGTAGATACTGTTCCAATACGATGGAATCCTAATTCCACAGCATGTCTTAGTGCCGATGCAGTTCCGCGGTCTTTAAAAGACCATGTTGGGTTAACTGTTTCGTTCTTTAAAAAGACGTTATGCACTCCTAATTTTTTGGATAAAGATGGTGATGAAAGAAGAGGTGTCATTCCTTCTCCTAAAGAAAAAGTATCACTGCAAGATTTGAATGGGAAAAAATTCTTGTACCGCTTAAAAATATCCGACGTTTCTTCAGCACAAATTTCTGTTGAAAAAAACTCTTCAACTTCAAGAGGTTCATGACACTTAGGGCATCTGGAAATATTTTTTCGAATGGGGAAAGATGTTCCACAAGCTGTGCATATAAATTTTTTTTCAGACATGGAGACGATAAACCTCCTTTATATCTTTTTAAAAATTATAACGTAATGAGAATCTTTATTTTTCTCTTTTCCTCCTTTTTTATATCTTGCATCTCCAATTTTTTCTGTCATACTATGCCTGCTTGTAATCAAAATACTAAGACTCAAAACCAAATCGGGGAGAGTGAAATCACACAAAAAAATAGTAAGGGGGTTGAGACAGGTTGACACGTGCGGCTGAACCTTTGATTCACGTTGAAAATCTGTGCAAGAGCTTTGAGGATGGAGAAGTTTTAAATGGAATCTCCATAGATATTAAAGAGGGAGATCTGGTCTCTATCATAGGACCGTCTGGATGTGGAAAATCAACGTTCTTACGGTGTCTCAACTGTCTCGAGTACATCGACTCAGGAACCATTACCATAGCCGGCGTTACAGTAAGCCGCACAGGTAAGGAAAAAAATCTGAACAAGAAGTTTCTAGAAGCATGCCATCTCATGAGACAAGAAGTGGGAATGGTGTTTCAAAGTTTTAATCTTTTTCCTCACAAAACCGTTCTTGAAAATGTCATGCTGGCACCTATGGTTGTCAAAAAAGCCAGTGAAGAAGAAGCACGTGAAACAGCCTTAAGACTACTTGAAAAAGTAGGTCTATCTGAACACATTCACAAATATCCAGCCACTTTATCTGGCGGGCAAACACAACGTGGAGCTATTGCCCGTGCCCTTGCAATGAATCCCAAAGTCATGCTATATGATGAACCGACATCAGCTCTTGATCCTGAACTTGTAGGAGAGGTTCTTCAGGTTATGAAAGATCTTGATGCTGAAGGTATGACTCAAATTATCGTTACTCATCACATGCGTTTCGCTCGAAATGCCTCTGATTACATTGTTTTTATGGATGGTGGAGAGATTGTCGAGTTGGCTGATGGCGATATTTTATTCGAATCGCCTCAAAATAAAAGAACGAAAGATTTTCTTCGACACCTTACAGAGGATGTAGCATAAATGAAGCATATTACGCGTGTTTTCTTTTCTCTTTTTCTTTTAGTTGTGATATTGGCATCTCCTTTAAAGGCTTCTGAAAAGCCTTTATTACGCTGGGGAGGAGACACTGAGGGCGGCGTTCCTTACATGTTCTACGATCCATTTAATATGGATCGCCTTATTGGATATGAAGTAGAAATTATGGATGCCATTGCCGATTATCTGGGGATGAAAGCTGAATTTGTTCAAAACGGCTGGGATAATCTCATCCCCGGGCTAGAAAGGCATCTATATGATGTAACCATAGATGGTCTTGAAATTACACCGGAACATAAAGAAGTCGTAAACTTTTCTATTCCGTATTACTCTACGTTCCTGCAGCTTGCTGTTCGAAAGGGAACAAAAAACATAGAAACTCTGGAAGACTGCAAAGGTAAAGTTGTAGGAACACTGAAACAATCATATGCCTATTTCACTCTCGTTGAAGCTGGCATTCAAGACATTCGAACATACGAAGACGAGATCAATGCTTTTAATGACCTCGAAAACGGACGATTGGACGCCACACTTTTTGACGATCCTATCGCCGTATACTATGCCGGTTTTAATCCGGAGATTGTCTTTGTCGGATCTCCTGTCGGTCGCATGGACTACGGCATTGCCGTTCGCAAAGAAGATAAGGAACTACTCTCTAAAATCAATGAAGCTATTGTCTACCTTCGAGATAGCGGAAAATTAAGAGAGATTTATGACCGCTGGAATCTCTGGAGTCCGATGATGGCTGAAATGTTTCAAGATTTTTCGCCACGAAATGTTGAAGCCTCTATGTTTAATTACTGGGCAGAGCATCAAAAACCGGAAATTACATGGGAAAAGCGTATAAACAGATATACGAGTTTTCTCCCCATTCTAGGAAAAGCAGCGCTGGTTACTATTAAGGTTTCTATTGCAGCTATGGTTTTGGCTATTTTACTTGGGCTGATCTTAGCCATGACTAAGATTTTTGGCCCTACGTTCTTTTCTCGTATTGCCATTGCCTATATAGAAGCCATTCGAGGAACACCTGTTTTAATACAGCTCTTTTTCATTTTCTACGGACTTCCTAATATTGGGATTAAGTTAAGTCCATTTGTTGCAGGCGTTCTCGGCCTTGGTCTTAACTATGCAGCCTATGAAGCTGAAAACTACCGGGCAGGGTTACTTTCTGTTCCCCGTCAACAAATGGAAGGAGCACTTGCCCTCGGGATGACACGTTGGCAAGCATTAAAACATGTTGTTTTACCACAGGCAGTAAGGGTTGCCCTGCCTCCAGTAACCAACGACTTTATTTCTCTTTTAAAAGATTCTTCCTTGGTTTCGGTTATTACCATGGTTGATCTCACAAAAGCCTACGGCCAGCTTGCTACAACTTATTATGACTATTTCGGAACGGGAATTATTGTCGCTGTTATATACTTTTTACTCGGCTTGCCCTTTGTTCGGCTCGCCCGGTGGACAGAGAAGAAAATGGCTGTTGCTGTAAAGGGTGGAAAAACACAGAAAAATTCCAACTCCTTTGTTGGGAAAAAACCAGGAAGCTACTAAAATAAAAGATAAAAAGAAGGGGCTGCTTTTTTGCAGCCCCTTTGAAGTGTCTATCTTATATTAATTCGCCCTTTGCAACAAAAATAACGCTTCCTCCAACGTGAACATCAACTACTCCTCCATCATGATCTCTAGCTGAAAGGAAGAGAAGAGAAGGTCTATTAATAGCGTATCCCTGTTCAACACGTATATTTTCTATGGAAGGCGTTCCTAAAACTTTATGACGAACAAGATAGGCAGC of Aminobacterium sp. MB27-C1 contains these proteins:
- the sdaAA gene encoding L-serine ammonia-lyase, iron-sulfur-dependent, subunit alpha, which produces MRSISELVAQSLNQKSSFVEVVLSQEEQETGLPVDRIRERMKSRLVDMEKSVHDALEHEWNGKIVRSDRGKLASYAQKEKNLSGQYILRASEIALAVATYNAAMGRIVAAPTAGSCGILPGLLFAHKDIFATQDKTLLDGLIVAGSIGSVIASRATLAGAEGGCQAECGAAAAMGAAALVAMHGGISEAIEQSVALTFKSVLGLVCDPVGGLVESPCIKRNGLLVSVAALAADMALAGIKSIIPADEVIDAMAQVGRALPESLRETAHGGLAITPTARRLVAEILHERW
- the sdaAB gene encoding L-serine ammonia-lyase, iron-sulfur-dependent subunit beta yields the protein MALTDIIGPVMIGPSSSHTAGAARLSRLALACWGDDPLESVEIFLRGSFAYTSYGHGTDRALVAGLLDMAPDDIRLRDALSIAKERGFNYRFDTENIDGAHPNSARFVFTGKDGRTLEIIGASIGGGAVELQQIDGFQVSVSGELPSLITFHRDTQGVVAAVTKLFADMKINIATLSLHRKSKGGKASLVIELDLPTSPDESVREAVEKAHPSMERVLALYNQGGNIE
- a CDS encoding nucleoside deaminase, giving the protein MEKEKIFWRMLNVIEDDIVPQTRLAVSHGHKIFGAAILLRSDLSLVVAGTNHEGWNPLWHGEVYTIKKFFELPSHPDPEDCLFLSTHEPCSMCLSSIAWSGFPEIYFLFEYEETRDAFHIPYDIQILNEVFNCPHPSRSNSFFKSFALKEIASAMGESELAMARLEKLDRIYKELSDIYQAGEKKMVLK
- a CDS encoding 4Fe-4S binding protein, giving the protein MKSQKVRLIVQISFLAFLTWVGYRHQLLGGGPEGVPPVDALCPFGGIEGLYAYLKTGTWLRRLAPSSLILFIGIVAITILVGRIFCSWICPLGTLGELSAKGARKLGITQRELPPSIDKPARYLKYIVLFVIIFFTWRLGTLAWRDYDPWVAWMHLSAGWGEMVEKPWAFIILFGTVIIASFWIERFWCRYLCPLGALLAIGQKLSFVKVRRNDSTCIHCHLCHKTCPVNLDPESKDVEKSAECISCGQCTDKCPVEQTLYFGIGKKKLSSFAIGITGLLLFFAIYGGARISGMWMTYAPSTVEAQINPAGGIYGWMTLKQVAETVKLSEEKVIEIAELPAEIPRDVSLKNIEGVNDEELRASLEAYFEKQMKQPAVESAAPPLNPEEIKGSMTLGDVAKMYDLEAESILKEVGWPLDASPDKPLKELAAEYQMEVSVIREAVKKLLQE
- a CDS encoding mechanosensitive ion channel family protein, whose translation is MDRYDQDSAEWREDLIRFFLKPSFFMTLILLVLVFFPIVGVNVPKSLFQFVMSAFRIAFVATCGWFLIRGVYLLEKVFTKHFNLDSSDNLRARKIQTQFLVFKRLLIILVFIVAFCFVLMGFENFRRIGSALLASVGIAGVIIGLAAQKTVGTLFAGIHLAISQPIRMDDVLIVEGEWGRVEEITFTYVVLKIWDSRRLILPTTYFLEKPFQNWTRTSADLLAYVYIYADYTLSIDQMRKVLTDILEQSEWWDHRVNVLQVVDCTEKTMQLRALMSASNSSDAWELRCEVREQLLVWMQNNVPEALPRFRIESFLEKEEGAAL
- a CDS encoding PLP-dependent aminotransferase family protein gives rise to the protein MNKCVFAERMKNFQASDIAAILKVTADPEIISFAGGLPAPELFPIEELKEVVAQVLEKDGTKALQYSTTEGYAPLREKIASRMNRKYQTRLESGNIMITTGSQQSLDLLGKMLIDDGDVVLCESPTYLGALSAFNGYNPRYVEVETDDYGMVPEALEEALTREKRAKAIYVIPDFQNPTGKTWTVEGRKAFMDVISRYDIVVIEDNPYGELRFKGEVPPSLKSFDKEGKVVLLGTFSKIFCPGMRIAWLCADGDIYEKFAYLKQAADLHSPTLSQYEINAYIDMYDLDAHVARLIDVYKKRCNVMIETMKVEFPSSVSFTIPEGGLFTWAILPETLSARDLLMTCLEKKVAFVPGGAFFPNGGHENTLRLNYSNMPPERIIRGIQLLGEAIKEHLR
- a CDS encoding threonine synthase, which codes for MLQCQWCQKRYSEEEKPWKCSCGGPLLLEVDQTSFPSPELLASRSHSLWRYEEALPLNKNTSPVTFGEGMTPLVLSEWEGFPIFFKLDYVCPSGSYKDRGIAYEMTKLKELGISSIIEDSSGNAGAAMAAYAARAGIHCQIFVPGYTSAGKCVQIESYGAELVRVPGSREDTTKAAEQAANDIYYASHNWSPYFVHGVKTYAFEVWEQLGYEIPDKIIVPAGQGSLVIGCYLAFQHLYEAGRIERLPQIIAVQAKKCAPLYEAFIQGKNEPVSIYKEETIAEGISSSQPVRGREVLDAIKKTEGIIMAVDDNEIEKAFYALARAGFYVEPTSAVVGAALWRLQQQEKLSRGEKTVAFLSGSGLKATDKILHLREE
- the thrC gene encoding threonine synthase, whose translation is MSEKKFICTACGTSFPIRKNISRCPKCHEPLEVEEFFSTEICAEETSDIFKRYKNFFPFKSCSDTFSLGEGMTPLLSSPSLSKKLGVHNVFLKNETVNPTWSFKDRGTASALRHAVELGFHRIGTVSTGNMAASVAAFGARANLETTILVKEDLPIEKLNPIAIYNARVVKVYGDYSLLYEESLRLGEKYGIYFMNSDVPFRVEGSKTIAFEICEQTKFNVPDVVIVPTSAGGNIRGIEKGFREFYKSGLIPHMPLIVAAQAEGCAPIVEAYKKNANSIERFPSPHTIAHAIENPFPPSGNQVLRVLSRQKGVAVAVPEKEILQAQRELAGTGLFVQPASAVSLAAIPILIERGIVTSNQQVACILTGSGLKYTAAFEAHKLTSEDVNIDSLEDCVRV
- a CDS encoding amino acid ABC transporter ATP-binding protein, which encodes MTRAAEPLIHVENLCKSFEDGEVLNGISIDIKEGDLVSIIGPSGCGKSTFLRCLNCLEYIDSGTITIAGVTVSRTGKEKNLNKKFLEACHLMRQEVGMVFQSFNLFPHKTVLENVMLAPMVVKKASEEEARETALRLLEKVGLSEHIHKYPATLSGGQTQRGAIARALAMNPKVMLYDEPTSALDPELVGEVLQVMKDLDAEGMTQIIVTHHMRFARNASDYIVFMDGGEIVELADGDILFESPQNKRTKDFLRHLTEDVA
- a CDS encoding ABC transporter substrate-binding protein/permease, whose product is MKHITRVFFSLFLLVVILASPLKASEKPLLRWGGDTEGGVPYMFYDPFNMDRLIGYEVEIMDAIADYLGMKAEFVQNGWDNLIPGLERHLYDVTIDGLEITPEHKEVVNFSIPYYSTFLQLAVRKGTKNIETLEDCKGKVVGTLKQSYAYFTLVEAGIQDIRTYEDEINAFNDLENGRLDATLFDDPIAVYYAGFNPEIVFVGSPVGRMDYGIAVRKEDKELLSKINEAIVYLRDSGKLREIYDRWNLWSPMMAEMFQDFSPRNVEASMFNYWAEHQKPEITWEKRINRYTSFLPILGKAALVTIKVSIAAMVLAILLGLILAMTKIFGPTFFSRIAIAYIEAIRGTPVLIQLFFIFYGLPNIGIKLSPFVAGVLGLGLNYAAYEAENYRAGLLSVPRQQMEGALALGMTRWQALKHVVLPQAVRVALPPVTNDFISLLKDSSLVSVITMVDLTKAYGQLATTYYDYFGTGIIVAVIYFLLGLPFVRLARWTEKKMAVAVKGGKTQKNSNSFVGKKPGSY